In a single window of the Osmia bicornis bicornis chromosome 7, iOsmBic2.1, whole genome shotgun sequence genome:
- the LOC123987958 gene encoding uncharacterized protein LOC123987958, with translation MRVEICDLDCCTTGEEVRAAVVRALGDQLRGELKVTMLAPNSSEQRKAVVDAEEPASIQLIARNRIKIGWINCRVRRWAEVPKCFRCLAYGHTKRDCKGPDRSKACWRCGKDNHKSNDCTSPPRCMLCAELGVQQLDHAPGSGGCNAFRDVLSAQKRGTQ, from the coding sequence ATGCGCGTCGAGATATGTGATCTCGACTGCTGCACGACCGGCGAGGAGGTGCGCGCTGCTGTGGTGCGAGCTCTTGGTGACCAGCTAAGGGGGGAGCTGAAGGTCACCATGCTCGCGCCAAACAGCAGTGAGCAACGCAAGGCAGTGGTGGATGCCGAGGAGCCGGCTTCCATCCAGCTGATCGCGAGAAATCGCATCAAGATCGGCTGGATAAACTGCCGAGTCAGGCGCTGGGCCGAAGTCCCGAAGTGCTTCAGGTGCTTAGCCTATGGGCACACGAAGCGGGACTGCAAGGGCCCAGACCGAAGCAAGGCCTGCTGGAGGTGCGGTAAGGACAATCACAAGTCCAACGACTGCACCTCCCCTCCACGCTGCATGCTCTGCGCCGAGCTGGGCGTGCAGCAGCTCGATCACGCACCAGGGTCTGGGGGCTGTAACGCCTTCCGAGACGTCCTCAGTGCCCAGAAGCGCGGGACGCAATGA